In Fodinibius saliphilus, the sequence CTTTTCTTTTATAAATAGTTTTATGTAGCCATTATTAGAACCACGGAGCATGGTTTGTAAAGAGCGTTCGAAGCTCATCATTATTAAGAGGAAGCTGTTTTATAATCTTGTTTTGATAGTCGCGTGGCTGCCATTCCGGCCAGTCGGTACCAAATAGAATATGTTCCATTCCAATTTTTCGCATTTGTTTAACTAACTGTTTGTAACGGTTCTTAGGATACCATTCGGGAGAATCAGCCTTTGCCTTTTTTCGGGGGGCACGGATAACAGCAGAAATGTCGAAGTAGATGTTCTCTCCGATCTCGTTATGTGTTATATACCGGGCAAAAGTACCTAGTACAGCATCGGTAACAGGGTCATATCCACCCCATCCCGCCATATGGGCAATTTGTATAGGTATATCGGGTGCCTGGGATAACACTTCTTGGATAAAGTTTTCAGCATCTTTTTGCCCAAAATCATTCTTGGTTGTACGCAGATGGATAATGATTCCAAGATTATGATTATTAGCCTGGTGAAATATGCGGGCTAGTTGCTTAAGGTGTGATGCGTTTTGAAGATCTACTTTTGAATTAGCCAAATGCAGTTTAATGCCTGAAAACTCTTCTTTATCAGCATTGCGTTTGATTTCAACGCTAGCAGAATCTGAGAGAGGATTGATCCCAAAGAATCCCACTAGTTTATTGGGATGTTGAGATACCGCTTTAGCTATCTTATCGTTTTGGCTCTGCATGGTTCTGAAGTCTTCTTCTGTCGAAGCTCCGGCCTCAGAAAAAAAGTAGGCGTTAGAAAGTACAGCTGCTTTTTTAGTGCTATTCTTTTGTAAGTTTTTTGTTAATTGATTGAGACCGAGTGGTGGTAATTCATCCAACCCAGTGATAGTATTGACCAGGTGTTTACTTACAGTCGGGGTGAAAATGTGGGTGTGATGATCCACAAGCGGCATATTCTTTAAGCTGTCTTGTGAAGAAGTATGGATGACAAATTGTTGGGATAGAGGAGGTCCCTCAAAAAGGTTAGCGCTATTGAGGGAGCCAATGAAGATGAATACCCCAACTAATAAAAGAGGTATTTCTCGACGATTCATAAAGGTTACTATAGTTTTTTATCCTAGTGTGATAAACTGCTGGTAAAAAAGGTTTTATTTTTGTTATAAATTTGCAGAAAATCAAAAATCCCCTTTGGTATCCAGTCAATTAAGATGATTGAGCCAAAGGGGATTATATTTCGCTAAAAAAGATATCGGCTGCTAATGCCGATTGCGATGTATCTATTTTGACGCTAGGCCACGCAGGGTATTTACTAGTTTTCGTACTTTTTCGGATTGGATCGAGCTATTGGCTTGGCCTTCAATATTATCAGCAAGTGAGCGTAGAATTTCCTGTTGCTTAGATCCAGAAGCATTCTCGGCTTTGGCAAGATGCTTTCTTGTTGCAGTGACTTCATTTGGAGGCAGCCCATTTCCTCGTTGCAGTTGATCCAGGTAGGCTTTGGCCAGAACAAAAGTTGTGGGCCAGTCATATTTTGGTTGTCCCTGGGGGTTTAACTGTTCAAAGGTAACCGTATTGGCAGCGGCAATCTCATTCTCAGTGAGATATGGGTTTGGCTTGAGTTCAAAGATATCGAGTCCGCGAGCGATTTCTGAATTAACAATCACACCATTATACCAGTATACCGACCAGCTTCCGCCCATCTGCATGCGAGTAGAGTCAACGGGTCCGCGGTCGTGAAAAGCAATCTCAACAGGGTTACTTGGATCGGTCCAGTCGAAAACAGAGATTCCACCTTGATACCATGATTGTACCATAACATCACGATCGGGAATGGGTATTAACGAACCATTATGTGCTACACAGTTTTCTTGTTCAGTCTGTGGAGCAGGCATTTTAAAATAGCTTTGGAAGTCCATTTTGTTGTTATCACCGATAGTAAATAT encodes:
- a CDS encoding amidohydrolase family protein, whose amino-acid sequence is MNRREIPLLLVGVFIFIGSLNSANLFEGPPLSQQFVIHTSSQDSLKNMPLVDHHTHIFTPTVSKHLVNTITGLDELPPLGLNQLTKNLQKNSTKKAAVLSNAYFFSEAGASTEEDFRTMQSQNDKIAKAVSQHPNKLVGFFGINPLSDSASVEIKRNADKEEFSGIKLHLANSKVDLQNASHLKQLARIFHQANNHNLGIIIHLRTTKNDFGQKDAENFIQEVLSQAPDIPIQIAHMAGWGGYDPVTDAVLGTFARYITHNEIGENIYFDISAVIRAPRKKAKADSPEWYPKNRYKQLVKQMRKIGMEHILFGTDWPEWQPRDYQNKIIKQLPLNNDELRTLFTNHAPWF